Proteins encoded by one window of Desulfovibrio ferrophilus:
- a CDS encoding vitamin B12-dependent ribonucleotide reductase: MFNSEMPPTMMPVKVNDNAKTVLSKRYYRKDGNGEPIEDATSMFWRVASAIAAEEAKYDKSPFKVEKLAREFFDLMTEFKFLPNSPTLMNAGTDLGQLAACFVLPVGDSMEEIFDGVKHAALIHKSGGGTGFSFSRLRHKDARVGSTGGVASGPLSFLRIFNTATEQVKQGGTRRGANMGILRVDHPDIIEFIRAKERDGDLNNFNLSVALTEKFMQAVEKNEEYDLVAPHSGETKARLKAREVFNMLVQKAWESGDPGIIFLDRINRDNPTPALGEIESTNPCGEQPLLPYEACNLGSINLALVYKDGEDHGIDWKELKRIVHLSVRFLDNVIDASRYPLDRIGEMVRTNRKIGLGVMGWADLLFQLGIPYDSQEALSLAERVMKFVNDESKAASKKLAKERGEFPAYKESTYGQRNLGPYRNATTTTIAPTGTLSIIGACSSGVEPLFALSFARHVMDGEKLVESNPYFKQALIDSGSYSDKLMDEVAQKGSINKIEHLPDDLKRVYVTAMEIEPEWHLKMQAAFQRHTDNAVSKTVNLPNSASKEDIYNIYWMAYEQGCKGVTVYRDGSKSTQVLCTGEGSKAQDEKDKGAKVVQDRPDVIYGFTQKVETGLGVMYLTVNEVDGRPFEVFATIGKSGRSITAKAEAIGRLVSLALRSGVAVREVVAQLKGIGGEHPVFRKKGMIMSIPDAIAWVFEQRYLGADELVPGATNDLANPKCPDCGNELIFQEGCFICGGCGYTKCG, from the coding sequence ATGTTCAATTCTGAGATGCCTCCTACGATGATGCCCGTCAAAGTCAACGACAATGCCAAGACCGTGCTCTCCAAACGCTATTATCGCAAGGATGGGAATGGGGAGCCCATAGAAGATGCAACGAGCATGTTCTGGCGGGTGGCATCGGCCATCGCCGCCGAGGAAGCCAAGTACGATAAGTCTCCGTTCAAGGTGGAAAAACTGGCTCGTGAGTTTTTCGACCTGATGACGGAATTCAAGTTTTTGCCCAACTCCCCCACGCTGATGAATGCGGGCACGGACCTGGGTCAGTTGGCAGCCTGTTTCGTGCTGCCCGTGGGCGACTCCATGGAAGAGATATTCGATGGCGTGAAGCACGCGGCGTTGATCCACAAGTCCGGCGGAGGTACGGGCTTTTCCTTCTCCCGCCTGCGCCACAAGGACGCCCGCGTGGGCTCCACCGGTGGCGTGGCTTCGGGCCCGTTGTCCTTCCTGCGAATTTTCAACACGGCCACCGAGCAGGTCAAGCAGGGCGGGACGCGCCGCGGAGCCAATATGGGCATCCTGCGTGTGGACCATCCAGACATCATCGAATTCATCAGGGCCAAGGAGCGCGACGGGGATCTGAACAATTTCAACCTGTCCGTGGCCCTGACCGAGAAGTTCATGCAGGCCGTGGAGAAAAACGAGGAATACGACCTCGTGGCCCCGCACAGCGGCGAGACCAAGGCTCGGCTGAAGGCCCGCGAGGTCTTCAATATGCTGGTGCAAAAGGCCTGGGAATCCGGTGATCCGGGGATCATCTTCCTGGACCGCATCAACCGCGACAATCCCACCCCGGCTCTGGGTGAGATCGAGAGCACCAACCCCTGTGGCGAACAGCCGCTGCTGCCCTATGAGGCCTGCAATCTGGGCTCCATCAATCTGGCACTGGTCTACAAGGACGGCGAGGACCACGGCATCGATTGGAAGGAACTCAAGCGCATTGTGCACCTGTCCGTGCGCTTCCTGGATAACGTCATCGACGCCAGTCGTTACCCTCTGGATCGCATCGGTGAGATGGTGCGGACCAACCGCAAGATCGGTCTGGGCGTCATGGGCTGGGCGGACCTGCTGTTCCAACTGGGTATTCCCTATGACAGCCAGGAAGCCCTGTCTCTGGCCGAACGGGTCATGAAGTTCGTCAATGACGAGTCCAAGGCTGCGTCCAAGAAGCTGGCCAAGGAGCGAGGCGAATTTCCGGCCTACAAGGAATCCACTTACGGTCAGCGCAATCTGGGGCCGTATCGCAACGCCACCACGACCACCATCGCGCCCACGGGCACTCTGTCCATCATCGGGGCTTGCTCCTCGGGTGTGGAGCCGCTGTTTGCCCTGTCCTTTGCGCGTCACGTCATGGACGGTGAGAAACTGGTGGAGTCAAATCCCTATTTCAAACAGGCGCTCATCGATTCCGGTAGCTACTCGGACAAGTTGATGGATGAGGTGGCTCAGAAGGGCAGTATCAATAAGATTGAACATCTGCCCGACGATCTGAAGCGGGTTTACGTCACAGCCATGGAAATTGAGCCCGAATGGCATCTGAAGATGCAGGCGGCCTTCCAGCGGCACACGGACAACGCCGTTTCCAAGACCGTGAATCTGCCCAACTCGGCCTCCAAGGAGGATATCTACAATATCTACTGGATGGCCTACGAGCAGGGCTGCAAGGGTGTGACTGTGTATCGCGACGGGAGCAAGTCCACCCAGGTGTTGTGCACGGGTGAGGGCTCCAAGGCCCAGGACGAGAAGGATAAAGGCGCCAAGGTGGTCCAGGATCGTCCTGATGTGATCTATGGATTCACCCAGAAGGTGGAAACCGGGCTGGGGGTCATGTATCTGACTGTGAACGAGGTGGACGGACGGCCTTTTGAGGTCTTTGCCACCATCGGCAAGTCCGGGCGTTCCATTACGGCCAAGGCCGAAGCCATTGGCCGATTGGTGTCCCTGGCGCTGCGTTCGGGCGTGGCCGTGCGCGAGGTTGTGGCCCAGTTGAAGGGCATTGGTGGCGAGCACCCGGTGTTCCGCAAGAAGGGCATGATCATGTCCATCCCTGATGCCATTGCCTGGGTCTTTGAGCAGCGCTATCTGGGTGCGGATGAGCTGGTGCCTGGGGCGACCAACGATTTGGCCAACCCCAAATGCCCGGACTGCGGCAACGAGCTGATCTTCCAGGAAGGTTGTTTCATCTGTGGCGGGTGCGGGTATACCAAGTGCGGGTAG
- a CDS encoding NAD-dependent epimerase/dehydratase family protein yields the protein MIIGITGADGLLGYHIRAFLHARQGQYDIRLATRETFSDDALLNRFVDGLGAIIHCAGMNRGDEAEVERVNGWLAEALIDSLRRTHSKAAIVYANSTHVTRDTGYGRGKRLAGEKFENWGRTTGVPVNNVILPHIFGEFGKPFYNSVVSTFCHQLANGEAPRIDVDGDLELVHAQDVARLFVDWIESPACTGGEVQSNRMSGRPLKVSELLDRLNALLARYGENVFPDLSDTLDLRLFNTLRSYLFPSHYPVALQLHSDERGDLFEAVKADQGGQTFMSSTHPGITRGNHFHLRKVERFLVIGGEAEIKLRKLFTNEVITFRVRGGQPAYVDMPTFYTHDITNAGTGKLHTLFWSNEIFDPKDPDTYAEMVEI from the coding sequence ATGATCATCGGAATAACAGGAGCAGACGGGCTGCTCGGGTATCATATTCGGGCCTTTCTGCATGCCAGACAGGGCCAATACGACATCAGACTGGCCACCCGAGAAACCTTTAGCGACGATGCATTACTGAATCGCTTCGTGGACGGCCTTGGTGCCATTATCCACTGCGCGGGCATGAACCGTGGCGACGAGGCAGAGGTTGAGCGCGTCAATGGGTGGCTGGCCGAGGCTCTTATCGATTCCCTTCGGCGCACCCACAGCAAAGCCGCCATTGTATACGCTAATTCGACCCACGTGACTCGCGATACAGGCTATGGCCGGGGCAAGCGTCTGGCAGGAGAAAAATTCGAAAACTGGGGGCGTACCACAGGAGTTCCGGTCAACAATGTCATTCTGCCACATATCTTCGGCGAATTCGGCAAACCGTTCTACAACTCGGTGGTCTCCACCTTCTGTCATCAACTTGCCAATGGCGAGGCACCTCGCATTGACGTGGACGGGGATCTGGAGCTGGTCCATGCCCAGGATGTGGCCCGGCTCTTCGTCGACTGGATCGAATCCCCTGCCTGCACAGGCGGCGAGGTGCAAAGCAACCGCATGAGCGGGCGACCACTGAAAGTCAGCGAACTGCTCGACCGCCTCAACGCCTTGCTTGCCCGTTATGGCGAAAATGTATTCCCGGACCTAAGCGATACGCTCGACCTCAGGCTTTTCAATACACTCCGGAGCTACCTGTTCCCGAGTCACTACCCTGTGGCCCTGCAACTGCACAGTGATGAGCGTGGCGACCTGTTCGAAGCAGTCAAAGCCGACCAGGGAGGACAGACATTCATGTCTTCAACCCACCCCGGCATCACCCGCGGCAACCACTTCCACCTGCGCAAAGTGGAACGATTTCTAGTGATCGGAGGTGAGGCCGAAATCAAACTCCGCAAGCTCTTTACCAACGAAGTGATCACTTTCCGCGTCAGAGGCGGGCAGCCGGCATATGTTGATATGCCTACCTTTTACACGCACGACATCACCAATGCTGGAACGGGCAAACTTCACACACTGTTCTGGTCCAACGAGATATTTGATCCGAAGGACCCGGACACCTATGCTGAGATGGTCGAGATATGA
- the wecB gene encoding non-hydrolyzing UDP-N-acetylglucosamine 2-epimerase gives MKKFKVMTVVGTRPEIIRLSRVMLLLDEHVDHVLVHTGQNYDYELNQIFFDDLGLRKPNHFLEAVGASTAATIGNIIAGIDPLLEQETPDALLVLGDTNSCLAAISAKRRHIPIFHMEAGNRCFDARVPEETNRRIVDHTADINMPYSDIAREYLLREGLSPDRVIKTGSPMFEVLTAYRDKIEGSAVLDQLKLQAQSYFVVSCHREENVDNPKNLSALGATLNQLARTFGQRVIVSTHPRTRKRLEDQGLQLDSKIELLKPLGFFDYVKLQTHARAVLSDSGTITEESSILNFQALNIREAHERPEGMEEGAVMMVGLDWERIRQGLAILETQGRGDTRTLRAVKDYQMHNVSEKVLRILLSYTDYVNRVVWRK, from the coding sequence ATGAAAAAATTCAAGGTCATGACGGTGGTTGGTACCCGTCCGGAAATCATTCGCCTGTCACGGGTGATGCTGCTTCTGGACGAACATGTGGATCACGTTCTGGTGCACACCGGCCAAAACTACGATTATGAACTGAATCAGATCTTCTTCGACGATCTCGGACTGCGCAAGCCGAACCACTTCCTCGAAGCCGTGGGCGCGAGCACAGCGGCAACCATCGGCAACATCATCGCCGGAATTGACCCTCTGCTTGAGCAGGAGACTCCGGATGCACTGCTGGTTCTTGGCGATACCAATAGCTGCCTGGCGGCCATCAGCGCCAAGCGCAGACATATCCCCATCTTCCATATGGAGGCAGGGAACCGCTGCTTCGATGCCCGGGTGCCCGAAGAAACCAATCGCCGCATCGTCGACCACACGGCAGATATCAACATGCCATACAGTGATATCGCTCGAGAGTACCTGTTGCGCGAAGGGCTCTCCCCGGACCGCGTAATCAAAACAGGCAGCCCCATGTTCGAGGTGCTTACCGCCTATCGCGACAAAATCGAAGGCTCTGCTGTTCTTGATCAGCTGAAATTGCAGGCCCAGTCGTATTTTGTTGTCAGCTGCCATCGCGAAGAGAACGTCGACAACCCGAAGAATTTAAGTGCATTGGGTGCGACCCTGAATCAGCTTGCCAGGACCTTCGGACAGCGCGTGATCGTCTCAACCCATCCGCGTACCCGCAAACGGCTGGAAGACCAGGGGCTCCAGCTGGATTCAAAAATCGAGCTGCTCAAACCCCTCGGTTTCTTTGACTACGTCAAGCTGCAGACCCATGCCCGGGCCGTGCTGTCTGATAGTGGAACCATAACCGAAGAGTCCTCTATTCTAAACTTCCAGGCACTCAATATTCGCGAAGCGCACGAGCGACCCGAAGGGATGGAAGAGGGAGCCGTGATGATGGTTGGCTTGGACTGGGAGCGTATCAGGCAGGGACTTGCGATACTCGAAACACAAGGGCGCGGCGACACACGAACCCTACGCGCAGTTAAAGACTATCAAATGCACAATGTATCCGAAAAAGTGCTCAGAATCCTGTTGAGCTATACGGATTACGTGAACCGCGTGGTGTGGCGGAAGTGA
- a CDS encoding O-antigen ligase family protein has translation MSVSNPLKRVAEKKHSISDFGRMCLTFGMLFYVLFFPLGISFREIGNITGLVGLAVVLLCDYRQSNVRLYPFKWSYFVFIALIIFKIFHSEYSGAGYYALRTNWYKGFLIFFLAMEFVNSEKNVRYLIFAFAIMGFYEGVVGVVQGIDLINLGPEGPLFKHRLVGTFSSARVGNLLAIVLPITFVLPVALPRKWPTWVRWATAVTVWLPMLFLLFGAGTRTGYIGVVVSCLAFLVIRGGASLFFVLGGALVLLGLIFAAPERWAWEVISHDNRVVDVWPIALSVFREFPLLGSGIDTYDVVHRSMGLFPKVMKQLPHHPHNIYLQFLCETGVVGFVIFIQYLFFPVWWLYLNIKNRVKCIRSSSNWIYAAAFLSSYVGYLASGFTGHNYFRSWWLGISMLVLGAAIGICLHSLRTVDNKS, from the coding sequence ATGTCAGTATCGAATCCATTGAAGCGTGTAGCTGAAAAAAAGCATTCTATCTCGGATTTTGGGAGGATGTGTCTCACCTTTGGGATGTTATTTTATGTGCTCTTTTTCCCTCTGGGTATTTCTTTTCGTGAGATTGGAAACATTACCGGCCTTGTAGGGTTGGCGGTGGTTCTCCTCTGTGATTATAGACAAAGCAACGTTCGTTTGTATCCATTTAAATGGTCTTATTTTGTCTTTATTGCGCTGATAATATTCAAAATATTCCATAGCGAATATTCAGGGGCGGGGTATTATGCCCTGCGGACCAATTGGTATAAGGGATTCCTTATTTTCTTTCTTGCAATGGAGTTTGTTAACTCAGAAAAGAACGTAAGGTATTTGATCTTCGCTTTTGCCATTATGGGATTTTATGAGGGTGTGGTTGGAGTGGTGCAAGGAATTGATCTAATCAATCTAGGTCCCGAGGGGCCTCTTTTTAAACATCGCTTGGTTGGAACTTTTTCTTCAGCCCGTGTGGGCAATCTGCTTGCTATAGTCCTGCCGATTACTTTTGTCCTGCCCGTTGCGCTTCCCCGTAAATGGCCCACTTGGGTCCGTTGGGCAACTGCGGTGACAGTGTGGCTGCCGATGTTGTTTCTCCTTTTTGGTGCTGGAACAAGAACTGGGTATATTGGGGTTGTCGTTTCGTGTCTGGCTTTTTTGGTGATTCGAGGTGGGGCGTCATTGTTCTTTGTTCTGGGTGGTGCACTGGTGCTGCTCGGTTTGATTTTTGCGGCACCGGAGCGTTGGGCTTGGGAAGTTATATCTCATGATAATAGAGTTGTTGACGTTTGGCCTATTGCCCTGAGCGTTTTTCGGGAATTTCCTTTATTAGGTTCAGGGATTGATACTTATGATGTGGTACATCGCTCTATGGGGTTGTTCCCAAAAGTAATGAAGCAGTTGCCGCACCATCCTCATAATATATATTTGCAATTTTTATGTGAAACTGGTGTTGTCGGATTTGTTATATTTATACAGTATTTATTTTTTCCTGTGTGGTGGTTATATTTAAATATTAAGAATAGAGTGAAGTGCATCCGCTCTTCTAGTAATTGGATTTATGCAGCTGCATTTTTAAGTTCGTATGTGGGGTACTTGGCTAGTGGATTCACTGGGCATAATTATTTCAGATCATGGTGGCTAGGAATATCGATGTTGGTTCTTGGGGCTGCGATAGGTATATGTTTGCATTCATTACGGACTGTGGATAATAAATCCTGA
- a CDS encoding heavy metal translocating P-type ATPase gives MIKHEAEKILRTQAAIKGMHCASCSSRIERTLGGMDGVTEASVNLATESLDVSWDPEVVGLEAIASRVGELGFEAILPEMGEPSEQTLELALSGMHCAACSGRIERVVGAMDGVSRSEVNLAAESGFFVFDSGLTSKRAIRQTIHNLGFGTQPASGAPDVFEQRQREARERLQGIRNRLVPAFAFALPLLILSMGHMAGMPLPPALDPMHSPLNFALAQLLLTLPVVWSGRLFYLRGFPNLWRRNPDMDSLIAVGTGAALAYSLWSTLEIALGIDAQARAMDLYYESAAVLIALISLGKYFEARSKLKTSDSIRGLMRLAPETALLVDAKGETSEIPLDEVESGDMLLVRPGERVPVDGTVVSGASSVDESMLTGEPLPVAKAEGDVVVGGTMNTTGALTLRADSVGKDTVLARIIRLVQQAQGSKAPIANLADRVSFYFVPAVMAVAVASGLTWYFLGGASFPFALRIFISVLVIACPCAMGLATPTSIMVGTGRGAQLGVLVKSGTALQTAESVDTVVFDKTGTLTHGRPELTDVVVFAGDESGNALDEDGLVALAASVERSSEHPLATAIMRGAEARKLVVAEPESFEAVPGHGVRAEVDGQAVLFGNLTLMQEHSVSGVEAGREQAEALAGQGKTALYLAVDGRLAGVLAVSDTLRKEAPEVVTRLKALGVRVVMLTGDEELTARAVAAQAGIETVVARVLPERKEAEIRSLQQDGRTVAMAGDGINDAPALARADLGIAMGSGIDVAIESGDVVLMKSDLHGVLTALGLSRAVMRNIRQNLFWAFAFNTLGIPVAAGLLHVFGGPTMNPMLAGTAMALSSVTVVSNALRLRFFSPS, from the coding sequence ATGATCAAGCACGAAGCCGAAAAGATTCTGCGCACACAGGCCGCCATCAAGGGCATGCATTGCGCATCCTGCTCCAGCCGTATCGAACGGACCCTTGGTGGTATGGACGGTGTGACTGAAGCCAGCGTGAACCTTGCAACGGAATCCTTGGATGTGAGTTGGGATCCTGAAGTCGTCGGGCTGGAGGCTATTGCTTCCCGCGTGGGCGAATTGGGATTCGAGGCCATATTGCCCGAAATGGGTGAGCCGTCGGAGCAGACCCTTGAGCTTGCGCTGAGTGGCATGCACTGTGCGGCTTGTTCCGGGCGCATTGAACGCGTGGTGGGGGCCATGGACGGGGTCTCCCGATCCGAGGTCAATCTGGCCGCCGAGAGTGGATTCTTTGTCTTTGATTCCGGGCTGACCTCCAAACGGGCGATCCGTCAAACCATCCACAATCTTGGCTTCGGTACCCAGCCCGCCTCCGGGGCACCGGACGTGTTCGAGCAGCGTCAGCGCGAGGCTCGTGAGCGCCTGCAAGGCATCCGCAACAGACTGGTTCCGGCCTTCGCCTTTGCCCTGCCGCTGCTGATTCTGTCCATGGGCCATATGGCAGGGATGCCCCTGCCACCTGCCCTTGATCCCATGCATAGTCCCCTGAACTTTGCCTTGGCACAGCTGCTGCTGACCCTGCCTGTGGTCTGGTCCGGGCGGCTGTTCTATCTGCGCGGTTTTCCCAATCTCTGGCGCCGTAACCCGGACATGGACTCCCTTATTGCCGTGGGCACGGGCGCGGCCCTGGCCTACAGCCTGTGGAGTACTCTGGAGATTGCCCTGGGCATTGATGCCCAGGCCCGGGCCATGGACTTGTACTACGAGTCTGCCGCTGTCCTCATCGCGCTCATCTCTTTGGGCAAGTATTTCGAGGCCCGTTCCAAGCTGAAGACCTCCGATTCCATTCGGGGGCTGATGCGTCTGGCGCCTGAGACGGCGCTTCTCGTGGATGCAAAGGGTGAGACCTCCGAGATTCCATTGGACGAGGTCGAGTCCGGGGATATGTTGCTGGTGCGTCCTGGCGAGCGGGTGCCCGTGGACGGCACCGTCGTCTCCGGGGCGTCCAGCGTGGATGAATCCATGCTTACGGGCGAGCCGTTACCCGTGGCCAAGGCCGAAGGCGATGTCGTGGTGGGTGGAACCATGAACACCACGGGCGCATTGACCCTGCGGGCCGATAGCGTGGGCAAGGATACCGTGCTTGCGCGCATTATCCGTCTGGTCCAGCAGGCCCAGGGCTCCAAGGCCCCCATCGCCAATCTGGCGGACAGGGTGAGTTTCTATTTCGTGCCAGCGGTCATGGCCGTTGCCGTGGCCTCGGGCCTGACTTGGTATTTTCTGGGCGGGGCCAGCTTCCCCTTTGCCCTGCGCATCTTCATCTCCGTGCTGGTTATTGCCTGCCCCTGTGCCATGGGTCTGGCCACGCCCACATCCATTATGGTGGGTACCGGGCGCGGGGCGCAGTTGGGCGTTTTGGTCAAGAGCGGGACGGCCTTGCAGACTGCTGAATCCGTGGACACGGTGGTCTTCGACAAGACAGGCACCCTGACCCACGGGCGCCCCGAGTTGACGGATGTGGTTGTTTTTGCTGGCGACGAATCCGGCAACGCACTGGATGAGGACGGATTGGTGGCCTTGGCGGCGTCCGTGGAACGTTCCTCGGAACATCCCCTGGCCACTGCCATCATGCGTGGAGCCGAAGCCCGGAAGCTGGTCGTGGCAGAGCCCGAATCCTTCGAGGCCGTCCCCGGTCACGGGGTGCGGGCCGAAGTAGACGGGCAGGCCGTGCTGTTCGGGAACCTGACTCTGATGCAGGAGCATTCCGTCTCAGGGGTCGAGGCCGGACGAGAGCAGGCCGAGGCCCTGGCCGGGCAAGGCAAGACCGCTTTGTACCTGGCTGTGGACGGGCGCTTGGCTGGAGTGCTGGCCGTGTCTGACACCCTGCGTAAAGAAGCCCCCGAAGTCGTTACCCGCCTCAAGGCATTGGGTGTGCGGGTGGTGATGCTCACCGGCGACGAAGAATTGACGGCGCGGGCTGTTGCCGCCCAGGCAGGCATCGAGACCGTGGTGGCCCGGGTCCTGCCCGAGCGCAAGGAGGCGGAAATTCGCAGCCTGCAGCAGGACGGACGCACCGTGGCCATGGCCGGTGACGGTATCAACGATGCCCCGGCCCTGGCGCGCGCCGACCTTGGCATTGCCATGGGGTCCGGTATCGATGTGGCCATTGAGTCCGGCGACGTGGTGCTCATGAAGAGCGATTTGCATGGGGTGCTCACGGCCCTTGGCCTGTCGCGGGCGGTGATGCGCAATATCCGTCAGAACCTGTTTTGGGCGTTTGCCTTCAATACCTTGGGCATCCCCGTGGCCGCCGGGTTGCTGCATGTCTTCGGGGGGCCGACCATGAATCCCATGCTTGCGGGTACGGCCATGGCGTTGTCCTCGGTGACAGTGGTGTCCAACGCCCTGCGTCTGCGATTTTTCAGTCCGTCCTAG
- a CDS encoding FeoB-associated Cys-rich membrane protein: MTGTIDLSLVLAIVAVAAIYLIRRHLRNKKTGNLGCGCGGDTSCSGCGQASTCTDPHKSDDLPMAK; encoded by the coding sequence ATGACAGGAACCATTGATTTGTCGCTGGTGCTGGCCATTGTGGCCGTGGCAGCGATCTATTTGATCCGTAGACACTTGCGTAATAAAAAGACCGGCAACCTGGGCTGCGGTTGCGGGGGGGATACCAGCTGCTCCGGTTGTGGGCAGGCCTCCACCTGCACTGATCCGCACAAGTCGGACGACTTGCCCATGGCCAAATAG
- a CDS encoding glycosyltransferase family 4 protein, whose protein sequence is MLATVILFILSLCLTLLFTPVARRFGYHVGAIDIPNQRKHHTQIKPRSGGLAIFLSYALTISIGTLFFNSADNVQFQLSREALYLHAGATLCFAVGFIDDIKQLKAKTKLIGQIIAASIAFYGGTRITVLPIIGTELPMWVSYIQTVFWFLLFINAINLIDGLDGLAAGICFFTCIMLVILLGMRGWFPSAICFAIIAGSLLGFLRYNFNPSVIFMGDGGSYFLGFIISGLSILGSAKGQLSALFLIPFVGMGVPIFDTVTTPIRRFLRGRKMFSPDNGHIHHKLIRMGLTTRKAVFFLYVLTTSLCLFTIYIVHVKYEAHGFVLVFGSLILVILLRLVISNRLTFKITTCWLRDLADATGISKDRRQFLDYQLRTQESKSVDELWSNICDMLKYLSIDFAEMRLKTHTEFCPHKKKTPSKQPYTYSCSGDTHNQDSTICKPGLMKLELPLLSGDGHQIGILWVIKDLKNNPLDPTTLTRLEQFRRTIVRTLDSVLQSEPKT, encoded by the coding sequence ATGCTCGCAACAGTCATTCTTTTCATATTATCTCTTTGCCTAACCCTTCTTTTCACACCGGTGGCGCGGCGCTTTGGCTATCACGTTGGAGCCATAGATATCCCAAACCAACGCAAGCACCACACCCAAATTAAACCCCGGTCCGGTGGATTGGCCATTTTTTTAAGCTATGCCCTGACTATTTCCATCGGAACTTTATTCTTTAATTCAGCTGACAATGTTCAATTTCAACTTTCAAGAGAAGCCCTGTATCTCCATGCTGGGGCTACGCTGTGTTTTGCTGTTGGCTTTATTGACGACATCAAACAACTCAAAGCTAAAACAAAACTCATCGGTCAAATAATCGCTGCCAGTATCGCATTCTATGGTGGAACACGAATAACTGTACTTCCAATTATTGGCACAGAATTACCAATGTGGGTGAGCTACATCCAGACCGTTTTTTGGTTTTTATTGTTTATCAATGCCATTAATTTAATCGATGGACTAGATGGACTAGCTGCTGGAATTTGCTTCTTCACCTGTATTATGCTGGTTATTTTACTAGGAATGCGCGGATGGTTTCCATCTGCAATCTGTTTCGCAATTATTGCAGGGTCCCTTCTCGGTTTCCTCCGTTATAATTTCAATCCTTCAGTCATTTTTATGGGCGATGGGGGAAGTTATTTCTTAGGATTCATTATTTCAGGCCTATCCATCCTCGGTTCCGCAAAAGGTCAACTCAGTGCTCTTTTTTTGATCCCTTTTGTTGGCATGGGGGTCCCTATTTTTGACACCGTGACAACCCCTATCAGGCGTTTTCTACGTGGTCGCAAAATGTTCTCGCCCGACAACGGGCACATTCACCACAAATTAATCCGAATGGGGTTAACAACAAGGAAGGCCGTCTTCTTCCTCTATGTTCTCACCACATCACTTTGCCTGTTCACTATCTATATCGTTCACGTCAAATACGAAGCCCACGGATTCGTATTGGTCTTTGGCTCACTTATTCTGGTCATTCTTCTACGACTCGTCATTAGCAACCGACTCACTTTCAAAATAACAACGTGCTGGCTTCGCGATCTTGCTGACGCAACCGGTATCAGCAAAGATCGACGGCAGTTTCTTGACTACCAGTTGAGAACCCAAGAAAGCAAAAGTGTCGATGAATTATGGTCTAATATCTGCGATATGCTCAAATATCTTTCCATTGATTTCGCTGAAATGCGTTTAAAAACTCATACAGAATTCTGCCCACATAAAAAAAAGACTCCTTCCAAACAACCATATACCTATAGTTGTTCAGGCGACACCCACAATCAAGATTCAACTATTTGCAAACCAGGCTTAATGAAACTTGAGCTCCCGCTATTAAGCGGCGACGGCCATCAAATTGGGATTCTTTGGGTTATCAAGGACCTTAAGAATAACCCTCTTGATCCGACCACCCTGACACGGCTCGAACAATTTCGACGAACGATCGTCCGCACTCTAGACTCCGTCCTTCAATCTGAGCCAAAGACCTAA